A genomic region of Arachis hypogaea cultivar Tifrunner chromosome 5, arahy.Tifrunner.gnm2.J5K5, whole genome shotgun sequence contains the following coding sequences:
- the LOC112801761 gene encoding DNA (cytosine-5)-methyltransferase 1, producing MGSAALLDSSVPSESEPSQTSDSGVKKGKSKKKSVASKTKEEVMGANKQKKRTASARSEQPSGTRKMPKRAAACKSLKEKSFSISEKSSLIEMKKDQTVDEEIVAVGLTAGQDDGRPNRRITDFILHDENGNAQPLEMLEVNDLYISGLILPLEESTDKKKEKGVRCEGFGRIETWDISGYEDGSPVIWLSTEIADYDCLKPAASYKTTYDHFYEKARACIEVYKRLAKSSGGDPDISLDELLAGMARLMSGSKCFSGTASIKDFIISQGEFIYKQLVGLDITSKANDRLFADIPALVALRDESKKQANYAHGQVIPSNGSLRIGDAENKKHMDSMTCEAEEDEDAKLARLLQEEIDWKSMKAKKNSRFASSSNKYYIKINEDEIANDYPLPAYYKTSLQETDEFLVFDNDYDVYDPEDLPRSMLHNWSLYNSEARLISLELLPMKPCSDIDVTIFGSGLMTEDDGSGFHLDTDDGQSSTASGAQVDGMPIYLSAIKEWMIEFGSSMIFILIRTDLAWYRLGKPSKQYAPWYNTVLKTARLAINIITMLKEQSRVSRLSFGDVIKKAAEFAHDHRSYISSDPAAVERYVVVHGQIILQLFAEFPDDKIRKSPFVTGLMSKMEARHHTKWLVKKNKIVPKSEPNLNPRAAVASIVSKRKAMQATTTKLINRIWGEYYSNHLPEDSKEGAATEPKDEDEVEEQDENEDEDPEQETCLEESPKSHSVSKQPKTFSSEREIRWDGDPQGKMSSGYLLYKQAIIHGEVIAVGGSVLVEVDESDVLPDIYFVEYMFETRNGGKMFHGRLMQRGCETVLGNTANESEVFLTNECRDLKLADIMQPATVDIRKRPWGYQHRKQNIIADKNDRARAEDRKKKGLPIEYYCKSLYWPERGAFFSIPFDSLGLGSGICHSCKLNEDEKERDTFKVASSKSGFVLRGTQYSVSDYVYASPFDLDERTEQATHKSGRNVGLKPYVVCQLLEIITKKDVKQAEIKSTEVKVRRFYRPEDISSAKAYCSDLQEVYYSDETCTISVESIEGKCELRRKNDITESSAIGVLQNVFFCEHLYDPATGSLKQLPAHIKIKYSSGSSGDPGARKRKGKCKEGEVISEPAKEGTLDEKRLSTLDIFAGCGGLSQGLQQSGITLTKWAIEYEEPAGDAFRANHPEALVFVNNCNVVLRAIMEKCGDTDDCISTTEATELAAKLDDKELSSLPMPGQVDFINGGPPCQGFSGMNRFNQSTWSKVQCEMILAFLSFADYFRPRYFLLENVRNFVSFNKGQTFRLTLASLLEMGYQVRFGILEAGAFGVSQSRKRAFIWAASPDDVLPEWPEPMHVFAAPELKITLSEGVQYAAVRSTANGAPLRAITVRDTIGELPAVANGASKANMEYKQEPVSWFQKKIRGDMAVLTDHISKEMNELNLIRCRKIPKRPGADWRDLPDEKVKLSTGQVVDLIPWCLPNTAKRHNQWKGLFGRLDWEGNFPTSITDPQPMGKVGMCFHPDQDRILTVRECARSQGFPDCYQFSGNIIHKHRQIGNAVPPPLAFALGRKLKEAVESKSSI from the exons GTGTTAAAAAAGGTAAGAGTAAGAAGAAATCTGTAGCTTCCAAAACCAAAGAGGAAGTTATGGGTGCAAATAAACAGAAGAAGCGGACAGCATCGGCAAGAAGTGAACAGCCTTCTGGTACCCGCAAAATGCCCAAGCGAGCTGCAGCATGTAAAAGTTTGAAGGAGAAATCCTTTTCCATATCCGAGAAATCTTCTCTCATTGAAATGAAGAAAGATCAGACTGTAGATGAAGAAATTGTGGCTGTTGGCTTGACAGCTGGACAAGATGATGGCCGTCCAAACAGAAGAATTACTGACTTTATTCTTCATGATGAAAATGGTAATGCACAGCCTTTGGAGATGCTCGAGGTTAATGATTTGTATATCTCGGGCCTTATATTGCCCCTTGAAGAAAGTACTGacaagaaaaaggagaaaggTGTCCGATGTGAAGGCTTTGGTAGAATTGAAACATGGGACATCTCTGGTTATGAAGATGGCTCTCCAGTGATATGGCTGTCTACTGAAATTGCTGATTATGACTGCTTGAAGCCAGCTGCTAGTTACAAAACAACTTATGATCATTTTTATGAGAAGGCTCGCGCTTGCATTGAAGTGTACAAAAGACTTGCAAAGTCTTCTGGTGGGGACCCTGATATAAGTCTTGATGAGTTACTTGCTGGCATGGCTCGGTTGATGAGTGGTAGCAAGTGCTTTTCTGGAACTGCATCTATAAAGGACTTTATTATCAGTCAGGGTGAATTTATTTATAAGCAGCTCGTGGGCTTGGACATTACATCCAAGGCGAATGACAGGTTGTTTGCAGATATTCCTGCTCTTGTTGCTCTTAGAGATGAGAGTAAGAAACAAGCAAACTATGCACATGGACAAGTAATACCTTCAAATGGGAGTTTAAGAATTGGAGATGCAGAGAACAAGAAACACATGGATTCAATGACTTGTGAAGCTGAGGAAGATGAAGATGCAAAGTTGGCAAGGCTATTGCAGGAAGAAATAGATTGGAAATCCATGAAAGCTAAGAAAAACTCCAGATTTGCTTCTTCCTCTAACAAGTACTACATCAAAATTAATGAAGATGAGATTGCCAATGACTATCCGCTTCCAGCATATTATAAGACCTCCCTTCAAGAAACTGACGAGTTTTTAGTTTTCGATAATGACTATGATGTGTATGACCCTGAAGACCTTCCACGAAGCATGCTGCACAATTGGTCTTTATACAACTCTGAGGCAAGATTGATTTCATTGGAACTTCTTCCAATGAAACCTTGTTCAGATATTGATGTTACTATCTTCGGATCAGGTTTGATGACTGAAGATGATGGTAGTGGGTTCCATTTGGATACTGATGATGGCCAATCTTCAACTGCTTCAGGAGCACAGGTTGATGGAATGCCAATTTATCTGAGTGCCATAAAGGAATGGATGATTGAATTTGGCTCATCCATGATTTTCATATTAATCCGGACTGATCTTGCCTG GTATAGACTTGGCAAGCCATCAAAACAGTATGCTCCTTGGTATAACACAGTATTGAAAACTGCAAGGCTTGCTATCAATATTATCACTATGCTGAAAGAGCAGAGCCGAGTGTCCCGACTTTCCTTTGGAGATGTTATAAAGAAAGCCGCCGAGTTTGCTCATGACCATCGCTCCTATATTTCTTCTGATCCAGCTGCTGTTGAGAGATATGTTGTTGTCCATGGACAGATCATTCTGCAACTGTTTGCAGAATTTCCTGATGATAAGATCAGAAAGTCTCCTTTTGTGACTGGACTAATGAGCAAAATGGAAGCACGACACCATACTAAATGGTTAGTAAAGAAGAATAAAATTGTACCTAAAAGTGAACCAAATCTAAATCCTAGAGCTGCAGTAGCTTCTATTGTGTCCAAGAGAAAAGCTATGCAAGCTACTACAACAAAGCTGATCAATAGAATATGGGGAGAATATTACTCAAACCACTTGCCAGAGGATTCAAAAGAGGGAGCAGCAACTGAGCCAAAGGATGAGGATGAAGTTGAGGAGCAGGATGAAAATGAAGATGAAGATCCTGAGCAGGAGACATGTTTGGAGGAAAGCCCAAAGTCACATTCAGTTTCAAAACAGCCCAAAACATTTTCTTCAGAAAGAGAAATACGATGGGATGGTGATCCTCAGGGTAAGATGAGTTCTGGATATCTTCTTTATAAACAGGCTATTATTCATGGGGAAGTGATTGCTGTAGGAGGATCTGTGTTAGTGGAAGTTGATGAATCAGATGTACTCCCGGATATTTATTTTGTTGAATATATGTTTGAAACAAGAAATGGAGGAAAAATGTTTCATGGAAGGCTAATGCAGCGTGGTTGTGAAACTGTTCTTGGCAACACTGCTAATGAGAGTGAGGTGTTTCTCACTAATGAGTGTAGGGACTTAAAACTGGCGGATATAATGCAGCCTGCTACTGTAGATATTCGGAAAAGGCCTTGGGGATATCAGCATCGAAAACAAAACATTATTGCGGATAAAAATGATAGGGCTAGAGCAGAAGACAGGAAGAAAAAAGGGTTGCCTATTGAATATTATTGCAAAAGTTTGTATTGGCCTGAAAGAGGTGCCTTCTTCAGCATTCCATTTGATTCTTTAGGCCTGGGGTCTGGCATTTGTCACTCTTGCAAATTAAATGAAGATGAAAAGGAGAGAGATACTTTCAAAGTAGCTTCATCTAAATCTGGTTTTGTACTCAGAGGGACTCAGTATTCTGTTAGTGATTATGTTTATGCAAGTCCTTTTGACTTAGATGAAAGGACAGAGCAGGCAACTCACAAAAGTGGGAGGAATGTAGGGCTTAAACCTTATGTTGTGTGCCAACTGCTAGAGATCATTACTAAAAAGGACGTGAAACAAGCTGAAATTAAATCCACAGAGGTTAAAGTCAGAAGGTTTTACCGACCAGAAGATATATCAAGTGCGAAGGCATACTGCTCAGATCTTCAAGAG GTATATTACAGTGATGAAACCTGCACAATATCAGTAGAATCCATAGAGGGAAAATGTGAACTCAGAAGGAAGAATGATATCACTGAAAGCAGTGCTATTGGAGTTTTACAAAATGTATTTTTCTGTGAGCACTTGTATGATCCTGCAACTGGATCGCTTAAGCAG TTGCCAGctcatatcaaaataaaatattcaagtgGAAGCTCTGGTGATCCTGGAGCTAGGAAGAGAAAAGGAAAGTGTAAGGAGGGAGAAGTCATTTCAGAGCCTGCAAAAGAAGGAACATTGGATGAAAAACGTTTATCAACATTGGACATATTTGCTGGCTGTGGTGGTTTATCGCAGGGGTTACAACAGTCAG GGATTACATTAACTAAATGGGCCATCGAGTATGAAGAACCTGCTGGGGATGCATTTAGAGCCAATCATCCTGAAGCATTGGTGTTTGTTAACAATTGCAATGTTGTTCTTAG GGCTATTATGGAGAAGTGTGGGGACACAGATGATTGTATCTCAACAACTGAGGCTACAGAGTTAGCTGCAAAACTTGATGACAAAGAACTAAGTAGCTTACCAATGCCTGGCCAAGTTGATTTCATTAATGGGGGTCCTCCATGCCAG GGTTTCTCGGGTATGAACAGATTCAACCAAAGTACTTGGAGCAAAGTCCAGTGCGAGATGATATTAGCATTCTTATCCTTTGCCGATTATTTCCGGCCAAGGTATTTCTTGTTAGAGAATGTGAGGAATTTTGTGTCCTTCAATAAGGGGCAGACATTCCGTTTAACCTTGGCTTCACTTCTTGAGATGGGTTATCAG GTGAGGTTTGGTATCCTTGAAGCTGGAGCTTTTGGAGTTTCACAGTCAAGAAAACGTGCATTTATATGGGCAGCCTCCCCAGATGATGTGCTTCCTGAGTGGCCAGAGCCAATGCATGTCTTTGCTGCACCCGAGTTGAAAATCACATTATCAGAAGGTGTTCAGTATGCTGCTGTCCGCAGTACCGCAAATGGTGCACCATTGCGTGCAATAACTGTTCGGGATACTATTGGTGAACTCCCGGCTGTGGCGAATGGAGCCTCTAAAGCAAACATGGAG TATAAACAAGAGCCTGTCTCATGGTTTCAAAAGAAGATTCGCGGGGATATGGCTGTCTTGACTGATCATATATCAAAGGAGATGAATGAGTTGAACTTGATTAGATGTCGGAAAATTCCTAAGAGACCAGGTGCTGATTGGCGTGACCTTCCAGATGAAAAG GTAAAATTGTCTACTGGACAAGTTGTTGATTTGATACCATGGTGTTTGCCAAACACAGCTAAGCGCCATAATCAATGGAAGGGACTGTTTGGTAGGTTGGATTGGGAAGGAAACTTCCCAACTTCTATCACAGACCCTCAACCAATGGGGAAGGTTGGAATGTGCTTCCATCCAGACCAGGATAGGATTCTTACTGTTCGCGAATGTGCTCGATCACAA GGTTTTCCTGATTGCTATCAATTTTCTGGTAACATCATACACAAGCACAGACAGATTGGTAATGCTGTTCCTCCTCCTTTGGCATTTGCATTAGGCAGAAAGCTTAAAGAAGCCGTGGAAAGTAAGAGCTCTATTTAG
- the LOC112801762 gene encoding probable carboxylesterase 18, whose amino-acid sequence MLIFFSPSFTLFMTLCKRNQKIIHRMAAEGNSETPKLSLAWHMRFSISLFAALNDVACRSDGTINRRLLKFLDHKTKPSPLPSNGVTSEDVTVDAAKDVWFRLFTPSTPVAGATLPVLIFFHGGGFAFLSPASYGYNAVCRRLCRRLNAIVVSVNYRPTPEHRYPCQYDDGFAAVKFLEENPSVLPENADLAKCFLAGDSAGANLAHHVAIRIAQSELQKVRVLGLVSIQPFFGGEERTEAEIRLGNNAPLVSVARTDWLWKVFLPNGSDRNHGSVNVSGPNALDISGLNYPNTLVFVSGFDPLQDWQRRYHEWLRKSGKVAQLIEYPTMFHAFYLFPNVPESSQLISQVKDFITKEISNSE is encoded by the coding sequence ATGTTGATTTTCTTTTCACCGTCTTTTACTCTCTTTATGACTCTGTgtaaaagaaatcagaaaataatacACAGAATGGCAGCTGAAGGCAACTCCGAAACCCCAAAACTGTCACTTGCATGGCACATGCGATTTTCCATCTCTTTGTTCGCAGCTCTAAACGACGTCGCATGCCGCTCTGACGGTACCATCAACCGCCGTCTCCTCAAATTCCTCGACCACAAGACCAAACCCAGTCCCCTCCCAAGTAACGGCGTTACTTCCGAAGACGTCACAGTCGACGCCGCAAAAGACGTCTGGTTCCGACTCTTCACTCCCTCAACCCCCGTCGCCGGCGCTACACTCCCCGTCCTCATCTTCTTCCACGGAGGCGGATTCGCGTTTCTTTCCCCGGCCTCCTACGGCTACAACGCAGTCTGCCGGAGATTGTGCCGGAGACTCAACGCCATCGTTGTCTCTGTGAACTACCGCCCAACGCCGGAGCACCGCTACCCCTGCCAGTACGATGACGGATTCGCCGCCGTGAAATTCCTCGAAGAGAATCCCTCTGTCCTGCCGGAAAATGCTGATTTGGCAAAATGCTTCCTCGCCGGCGACAGCGCCGGCGCCAATCTCGCACACCACGTGGCAATTCGGATCGCACAGTCGGAGCTTCAGAAAGTCCGGGTCCTCGGGTTGGTATCGATCCAACCGTTCTTCGGCGGCGAGGAGCGGACCGAGGCAGAGATCCGGCTCGGGAACAACGCCCCGCTTGTTTCAGTGGCGAGGACCGATTGGTTGTGGAAGGTGTTCTTACCCAACGGGTCGGATCGGAACCACGGGTCTGTGAACGTGTCGGGTCCAAATGCATTGGACATTTCGGGTCTGAATTACCCAAATACCCTTGTGTTTGTGAGCGGGTTTGACCCGTTACAGGATTGGCAAAGAAGATACCATGAGTGGTTAAGGAAATCAGGTAAAGTGGCTCAGCTAATTGAGTATCCAACTATGTTCCATGCCTTTTATTTGTTCCCTAATGTGCCTGAATCTTCTCAATTGATCTCACAAGTCAAGGATTTCATCACCAAGGAAATCTCCAATTCTGAATAA